A single Anatilimnocola floriformis DNA region contains:
- a CDS encoding NAD(P)-dependent alcohol dehydrogenase, with protein sequence MKAARIREYNKPLVLEDVPAPDFQPDEVLVRVQACGMCRSDVQLVDGYFRRYNDIPTPIIPGHEITGLVDKLGGLVPKASGLAEGDHVVVAPGWGDGTCRHCLVGNTHICPNVRWPGFGPAGGFAEYIAVPARYLIKVERRLKFEELAPLTDAGVTPYRGIKKLRDGGALAPGRVLGVFGIGGLGGYAVQYAKLLGGGITVVAFARNAEKLRIAQEYGADHTISVKDKSAAEVGKELRNLTGQSDLDAVIDCAGAPEMMQLAFSLLSISGHYVDVGLVGDRIEIPLFPRVSREQTFQGSFWGNNSDLSEVMALAAQGKIRHIVTTITFDQINEYLELLRSGEVIGRAVVKF encoded by the coding sequence ATGAAAGCCGCTCGTATCAGGGAGTACAACAAGCCCCTCGTACTCGAGGATGTGCCAGCTCCTGACTTTCAGCCCGACGAAGTGCTAGTCCGCGTGCAAGCTTGCGGGATGTGCCGTTCGGATGTGCAACTCGTGGATGGATACTTCCGCAGATACAACGACATTCCTACGCCCATCATTCCGGGGCATGAAATCACGGGACTCGTGGATAAGCTGGGCGGCCTCGTGCCCAAGGCGTCGGGGCTGGCGGAGGGGGACCATGTGGTTGTCGCGCCCGGTTGGGGCGATGGCACTTGCCGGCACTGCCTGGTCGGCAATACGCACATTTGTCCCAATGTGCGCTGGCCCGGATTTGGGCCCGCTGGCGGCTTTGCCGAGTACATTGCCGTTCCCGCGCGATACCTGATTAAGGTTGAGCGTCGACTCAAGTTCGAAGAACTCGCGCCGCTCACCGATGCTGGTGTGACGCCCTATCGTGGGATCAAAAAACTACGCGACGGCGGTGCGCTCGCGCCGGGCCGAGTCTTGGGAGTGTTCGGCATCGGCGGGCTGGGGGGATATGCTGTGCAGTACGCAAAGCTGCTCGGCGGCGGCATCACAGTTGTCGCCTTTGCTCGCAATGCCGAGAAGCTCCGCATCGCGCAGGAGTATGGCGCCGATCACACGATTTCGGTGAAGGACAAGTCCGCCGCCGAAGTTGGCAAGGAACTGCGCAATCTAACGGGGCAGAGCGATCTGGACGCGGTCATCGATTGTGCCGGCGCACCAGAGATGATGCAGCTGGCCTTCAGCCTGTTGTCGATCAGCGGTCATTATGTCGACGTCGGTTTGGTCGGCGATCGGATCGAGATTCCGCTGTTCCCGCGAGTTTCGCGCGAACAGACATTTCAGGGCTCGTTCTGGGGCAACAACAGCGATCTAAGTGAAGTCATGGCACTCGCTGCCCAGGGCAAGATTCGCCACATAGTGACAACGATCACATTCGACCAGATCAACGAATACCTTGAACTGCTGAGGTCAGGAGAAGTGATTGGCCGGGCAGTCGTGAAGTTCTAG
- the metE gene encoding 5-methyltetrahydropteroyltriglutamate--homocysteine S-methyltransferase yields MVKAHNLGFPRIGPDRELKFAQEEYWKGKSSLDALKSVGADLRKQNSQAQACLDYVPVGDFSFYDQMLDMSFTLGNLPERVRDFNDDKLDNFFRVARGRSAPTAAGEVAAGEMTKWFDTNYHYIVPEFQANTTFSLDSSRLIEQIREAKAQGVNVKPVVIGPVTYLALGKAKDDSHKLTLLSKLLPVYQQLLAAIAAEGAEWVQIDEAILVTELAAEWKVAFETAYQTLAKSPVKLLLTTYFGQLQDNLALVAKLPVAGVHLDTVNARNEVETLIKNLPGDRIVSLGVINGRNIWKADLNGTLDWLEPIAKQLGDRLWIAPSCSLLHVPVDLDSERKLNGEIKNWLAFAKQKLEEIRVLKAALVSGRSAVKVELDANAAAIASRRNSPRVNNPTVKDALAKLNAQLGNRKNGYAQRAKTQADILKLPKYPTTTIGSFPQTAEIRRARNQFKAGKIDDAAYRTAMQNEIARCVKEQESLGLDVFVHGEAERNDMVEYFGEQLDGFTFSEFGWVQSYGSRCVKPPILFGDISRPKAMTVEWTAYAQSLTNKPMKGMLTGPVTILNWSFVRDDQPRSTSCKQIALAIREEVLDLEKAGVRIIQIDEAALREGLPLRRSQWQEYLDWSVLSFRIAANGVADKTQIHTHMCYSEFNDIIEAIAQMDADAITIETSRSDMELLEVFENFKYPNEIGPGVYDIHSPNIPTEEHIIKLMRKAGERIPAERLWVNPDCGLKTRQWEEVIPALTNMVSAAKKLRAAGV; encoded by the coding sequence ATGGTCAAAGCACATAACTTGGGATTCCCCCGCATCGGCCCTGATCGAGAGTTGAAGTTTGCCCAGGAAGAATACTGGAAGGGCAAATCATCACTGGATGCACTCAAGTCGGTCGGCGCCGACTTGCGAAAGCAGAATTCCCAGGCACAGGCTTGTCTCGACTACGTGCCGGTCGGCGACTTCTCCTTCTATGACCAGATGCTCGATATGAGCTTCACGCTCGGCAATCTTCCCGAGCGAGTCCGCGATTTCAATGACGACAAGCTCGACAACTTCTTCCGCGTCGCCCGCGGCCGATCGGCCCCGACTGCTGCCGGCGAAGTTGCGGCAGGCGAGATGACCAAGTGGTTCGACACGAACTACCACTACATCGTGCCTGAGTTCCAAGCGAACACTACTTTTAGCCTGGATTCTTCGCGGTTGATTGAACAGATCCGTGAAGCCAAGGCCCAAGGTGTGAACGTCAAGCCGGTCGTCATCGGCCCCGTCACTTACCTGGCCTTGGGTAAGGCGAAGGACGATTCGCACAAGTTGACGCTGCTGTCCAAGCTGTTGCCGGTCTATCAGCAATTGTTGGCAGCGATCGCTGCTGAGGGTGCCGAATGGGTGCAGATCGACGAAGCGATCTTAGTGACGGAACTCGCTGCCGAATGGAAAGTGGCGTTCGAAACTGCCTATCAAACGCTGGCGAAGTCGCCAGTCAAGTTGTTGCTGACGACCTACTTCGGCCAGTTGCAAGACAATCTGGCGCTCGTCGCGAAGCTGCCAGTGGCCGGCGTGCATCTCGACACAGTCAACGCTCGCAATGAAGTCGAAACGCTGATCAAAAACCTGCCAGGTGATCGCATCGTCTCGCTGGGAGTCATCAACGGTCGCAACATCTGGAAGGCTGACCTCAACGGCACGCTTGATTGGCTCGAACCGATTGCCAAGCAATTGGGCGATCGGTTGTGGATTGCTCCGTCGTGCTCGTTGTTGCACGTACCGGTGGATCTCGACAGCGAGCGGAAACTCAACGGCGAGATCAAAAACTGGTTAGCGTTTGCCAAGCAGAAATTGGAAGAAATCCGCGTCCTCAAAGCGGCTTTGGTGAGTGGCCGTAGCGCGGTGAAGGTTGAGCTCGACGCCAACGCCGCGGCAATTGCATCACGTCGCAACTCGCCGCGGGTCAACAATCCGACTGTTAAAGACGCGCTGGCAAAGCTCAATGCTCAACTCGGCAATCGTAAAAACGGCTACGCCCAGCGAGCCAAAACGCAAGCTGACATCCTGAAGCTGCCGAAGTATCCCACCACCACGATCGGTTCGTTTCCGCAAACTGCGGAAATCCGTCGGGCGCGGAACCAATTCAAAGCCGGCAAGATCGACGACGCGGCCTATCGTACCGCGATGCAAAACGAGATTGCCCGCTGCGTGAAGGAGCAGGAGTCGCTGGGGCTCGACGTGTTCGTCCACGGCGAAGCCGAGCGGAACGACATGGTCGAATACTTCGGCGAGCAACTCGACGGCTTCACCTTCAGCGAATTTGGCTGGGTACAGTCGTACGGTTCGCGCTGCGTAAAGCCGCCGATATTGTTCGGAGACATTAGCCGTCCGAAGGCGATGACTGTGGAATGGACTGCGTACGCTCAGTCGCTCACCAACAAGCCGATGAAGGGAATGCTCACGGGCCCAGTGACGATTTTGAACTGGTCATTTGTTCGCGACGATCAGCCTCGCTCGACTTCGTGCAAGCAGATTGCCTTGGCGATTCGCGAAGAGGTGCTGGATCTGGAAAAGGCTGGTGTCCGGATCATTCAAATCGACGAGGCAGCCCTTCGCGAGGGCCTTCCGCTGCGACGATCGCAATGGCAAGAGTATCTCGATTGGTCGGTGTTGTCGTTCCGCATCGCCGCCAACGGTGTTGCCGACAAGACGCAGATCCACACTCACATGTGCTATTCGGAGTTCAACGACATCATCGAAGCCATCGCTCAGATGGATGCTGATGCAATCACGATCGAAACGTCGCGTTCCGATATGGAATTGCTCGAAGTGTTCGAGAACTTCAAGTATCCGAACGAAATCGGGCCCGGCGTTTACGACATCCATTCGCCGAACATTCCCACCGAAGAGCACATCATCAAGTTGATGCGCAAAGCGGGCGAACGTATTCCAGCCGAGCGATTGTGGGTGAATCCCGATTGCGGCTTGAAGACGCGTCAGTGGGAAGAAGTAATCCCTGCGCTGACCAACATGGTTTCTGCCGCCAAGAAGTTGCGTGCGGCAGGAGTTTGA
- the metF gene encoding methylenetetrahydrofolate reductase [NAD(P)H] translates to MNLREHYRDGRFGLSFEIFPPKSAEGEQSLRSAIGELARWQPAFISCTYGAVGSTNQRTLDWCRVIQQEASLPAVAHLTCLESTTAGLCDWLHNSNQSGVVNFMALRGDRPKVRSARPGDFEFAYQLVELIRSKIPTAGIGVAGYPEKHPEAADEPTDLQHTARKVRAGADAIYTQLFFDNQRFLRYRDSLAVLGVEVPIVPGLMPITEYDRVAHIANLCGTFVPQELADSLERVKHDRSAQYAVGLEYSVRQTEELLREGVPGIHFYTLNKAGACLELLEQVRSLIPQRGDKP, encoded by the coding sequence GTGAACTTGCGTGAACACTATCGCGACGGACGTTTCGGGCTGTCATTCGAGATTTTTCCACCGAAGTCTGCGGAGGGAGAACAATCCCTGCGCAGCGCGATCGGTGAGTTAGCTCGCTGGCAACCAGCGTTCATCTCTTGCACGTACGGCGCTGTCGGCTCGACGAACCAGCGCACGTTGGATTGGTGCCGCGTCATCCAGCAGGAAGCATCGTTGCCAGCCGTTGCGCACCTCACTTGCCTGGAAAGCACGACCGCTGGATTGTGCGACTGGCTACATAACAGCAACCAATCCGGCGTAGTAAATTTCATGGCGCTCCGCGGCGATCGACCGAAGGTTCGCTCTGCGCGCCCTGGCGATTTCGAATTTGCTTACCAACTGGTCGAGCTCATCCGTTCCAAAATTCCCACTGCGGGAATCGGCGTCGCTGGCTATCCCGAGAAACATCCTGAAGCCGCAGACGAACCCACCGACTTGCAGCACACAGCGCGCAAGGTGCGCGCTGGGGCAGATGCGATCTACACGCAACTGTTCTTCGACAACCAGCGATTCCTGCGGTACCGCGACTCGCTGGCGGTTCTGGGAGTCGAGGTGCCGATCGTGCCAGGTCTGATGCCGATCACCGAATATGATCGCGTCGCACACATTGCCAACTTATGTGGCACCTTTGTTCCGCAGGAACTGGCCGACAGTTTGGAGCGTGTCAAACACGATCGCTCAGCCCAGTACGCCGTGGGCCTGGAGTACTCGGTTCGCCAAACCGAAGAATTGCTGCGCGAGGGAGTACCGGGAATTCATTTCTACACCCTCAATAAAGCCGGAGCGTGTCTGGAATTGCTGGAGCAAGTTCGATCGCTGATTCCACAGCGAGGGGATAAGCCGTAA
- a CDS encoding serine/threonine-protein kinase → MPDDARVQALLDELSDHDSNPEEVCARCPELLPVVRARWRQICLARAELDALLPVPTNEKYARQLPDELPQVPGYEVDAVLGQGGMGIVFRARHVKLSRLVALKMTLAGSYASEHERERFRRESEAVAALRHPNVVQIYDVGDLTGRAYFTMELIEGGSLAQRTAAVPKSPREAAALVATLAEAVHAAHQGGIVHRDLKPANILFTPEGTPKITDFGLARRLEGGVELTLSGVPLGTPSYMAPEQARGQSRDIGPAADIYALGAILYELLTGRPPFHGATQAETLVQVIQQEPVPPARLNRKVPRDLQTICLMCLQKEPQHRYVTAAALADDLHRYLLGEAIAARPEVAIARWIRQICRQPILATAVAIAALSTLAFAGGGLWLLSDRSAKAQAAHEDVRDMVRYLKSSAWPDASAARDRANGRLGSSTPVELRQLIDQGTRDLDLAARLDVFHLKGVEAIVGGIAFENYDKDFVEALRAAQIGTVGDNPEIVAQKIRQSAIREALIAALDWYAVVTQNMSSERTIWMLDVARRADPDQSSWRLRARDPAVLKDWDALKELIDSRPQSDPALMPMVTLEMYLSNQHSPAAERMAILKRRYQLHPDDFWLNLRLGGFHRLNKVPGEGLGYVQTAVALRPESALARNLFGNALLEVGRREEAAEQCRRATELDPSVEIYNLNYARRLVDLHRPEAAAEHLRGVIQSHPDFVLAQKELGTILERQGNDTAALVSLRKAVELEPLRLESQKALREYYVKRGRLEEAQAAWQAALAHSPTQYNAWYGYAELSLFLGKEEEYRQARREMLRKYGATTDARFAEQVSRMTLLTPVQGKELATAVSLAECALASPTAKTGGFNSYYLFARGLAEFRQGKFDQAIATMKGDASRVLGPAPRLVLAMALYQRGQEQESRRTLAAAVTSYDWRLNHCKHQDAWIYQVLRREAEQMILLNYSGFMAGTYRPQDNDERLALIGICQFTERNAALARIYDEAFTADSNLLETDHRYAAARAAACAGCGRGSDVADLEHLQRANWRGQALEWLRQELAACRQSLDSSNEQARSKTLQRLQQWQTEDDLAGLREASELTKLPPSEQKLCQELWAEVSTLLNSKAKP, encoded by the coding sequence ATGCCCGATGATGCGCGCGTGCAAGCGCTGCTCGACGAATTGTCCGATCACGATTCCAACCCGGAGGAAGTCTGCGCGCGTTGCCCCGAACTTCTGCCCGTCGTCCGCGCGCGCTGGCGGCAGATCTGTCTGGCTCGCGCGGAACTCGACGCGCTGTTGCCCGTCCCGACGAACGAGAAATACGCGAGGCAGTTGCCCGACGAATTGCCGCAGGTGCCGGGTTATGAAGTCGACGCGGTGCTCGGACAAGGTGGAATGGGAATTGTCTTTCGCGCTCGGCACGTGAAGCTCTCTCGCTTGGTTGCCTTAAAAATGACGCTCGCCGGTTCGTATGCAAGCGAGCATGAGCGAGAACGGTTTCGTCGTGAGTCGGAAGCAGTTGCCGCTCTGCGACATCCGAACGTCGTGCAGATCTACGACGTGGGTGACTTAACGGGTCGTGCCTACTTCACGATGGAATTGATCGAAGGGGGGAGTCTGGCGCAGCGAACCGCGGCGGTACCGAAGTCGCCGCGCGAAGCTGCCGCGTTGGTGGCGACTCTCGCGGAAGCTGTTCACGCGGCGCACCAGGGCGGGATCGTTCACCGCGACCTCAAGCCGGCCAACATCCTGTTCACGCCCGAAGGCACTCCTAAGATCACCGATTTCGGCTTGGCTCGACGTTTGGAAGGTGGCGTTGAACTCACGCTCAGCGGTGTTCCTCTCGGCACGCCCAGTTACATGGCTCCTGAGCAGGCCCGCGGTCAATCGCGCGATATCGGACCTGCCGCCGACATCTATGCGCTCGGCGCGATTCTGTATGAACTGCTGACGGGCCGGCCACCATTTCACGGAGCAACGCAAGCGGAAACGCTCGTGCAGGTGATCCAGCAGGAGCCTGTTCCGCCAGCGCGATTGAATCGCAAAGTGCCGCGCGATCTGCAGACCATTTGTCTGATGTGTCTGCAGAAAGAGCCGCAACATCGCTATGTCACCGCCGCAGCACTGGCAGACGATTTGCACCGCTATCTGCTGGGTGAAGCCATCGCGGCCCGCCCAGAAGTTGCCATCGCCCGGTGGATTCGACAAATCTGCCGCCAACCTATTCTGGCAACCGCAGTGGCAATCGCGGCGCTCTCGACGTTGGCCTTCGCTGGCGGCGGCCTGTGGCTTCTCTCAGACCGATCAGCAAAGGCCCAGGCCGCGCACGAAGATGTACGCGATATGGTTCGCTATTTGAAAAGCTCTGCCTGGCCAGACGCCAGCGCCGCGCGCGATCGTGCGAATGGGCGTCTGGGAAGCAGCACGCCGGTGGAACTGCGCCAACTCATTGACCAAGGTACGCGCGATCTCGACTTGGCTGCGCGTCTTGATGTCTTTCACTTGAAAGGCGTCGAAGCCATTGTCGGCGGCATCGCCTTTGAGAATTACGACAAGGATTTCGTCGAAGCACTGCGCGCCGCGCAGATTGGCACCGTTGGCGACAACCCGGAGATCGTCGCGCAGAAGATCCGCCAATCTGCCATTCGTGAGGCGCTGATCGCCGCGCTCGATTGGTACGCGGTCGTTACTCAAAACATGAGTTCCGAACGCACCATCTGGATGTTGGATGTTGCTCGCAGAGCCGATCCCGACCAATCGAGTTGGCGATTGAGGGCGCGCGATCCAGCCGTTTTGAAAGATTGGGACGCACTCAAGGAACTGATTGACTCGCGGCCGCAGAGTGATCCTGCGCTCATGCCAATGGTTACTCTCGAAATGTATTTGAGCAACCAGCATTCCCCCGCAGCCGAACGCATGGCAATTCTAAAGCGTCGCTATCAGCTTCATCCGGACGATTTTTGGCTCAACTTGCGGCTCGGCGGGTTCCACCGCTTGAACAAAGTGCCTGGCGAGGGCCTGGGTTATGTGCAGACGGCAGTGGCGCTTCGGCCTGAGTCGGCGCTGGCTCGCAATCTATTTGGCAACGCACTGCTCGAAGTTGGTCGTCGTGAAGAAGCCGCCGAGCAATGTCGCCGCGCGACGGAGCTCGATCCTTCCGTCGAGATTTACAATCTGAATTACGCCCGGCGTCTCGTTGATTTGCATCGCCCTGAGGCTGCCGCTGAGCATCTTCGCGGTGTCATTCAAAGCCACCCAGATTTTGTATTGGCCCAAAAGGAGCTCGGAACGATTCTGGAGCGCCAAGGAAACGATACCGCGGCACTCGTCTCATTGCGGAAGGCCGTTGAACTGGAACCCCTTCGCTTGGAATCACAAAAGGCGCTGCGGGAGTATTACGTGAAACGTGGCAGGCTGGAAGAAGCACAAGCCGCATGGCAGGCCGCCCTGGCTCATTCTCCGACGCAGTACAACGCCTGGTATGGCTACGCCGAACTCTCTCTCTTCCTCGGCAAGGAAGAAGAGTATCGGCAAGCCCGCCGTGAAATGCTGCGAAAATACGGCGCGACTACAGATGCACGCTTTGCCGAGCAGGTTAGTCGCATGACGTTGCTGACACCCGTGCAGGGTAAAGAGTTGGCGACCGCGGTCTCACTGGCCGAATGTGCGCTCGCTTCACCGACTGCCAAGACGGGTGGCTTTAATTCCTACTACCTCTTTGCGCGCGGCCTCGCCGAATTTCGACAGGGCAAATTCGACCAGGCGATTGCCACGATGAAGGGAGATGCCTCCCGTGTGCTCGGCCCTGCACCGCGGTTGGTGCTCGCAATGGCGCTATACCAACGCGGACAGGAACAAGAATCGCGCCGCACTCTGGCCGCAGCGGTGACCTCTTACGATTGGCGTTTGAATCATTGCAAACACCAGGACGCGTGGATTTATCAGGTGCTCCGCCGTGAAGCAGAGCAGATGATCTTGCTGAATTACTCAGGGTTCATGGCAGGAACCTATCGCCCGCAAGACAACGACGAACGACTCGCGCTGATCGGCATTTGCCAATTCACCGAACGGAATGCAGCACTGGCGCGAATTTACGATGAAGCCTTCACCGCCGACTCAAACTTGCTGGAAACAGACCATCGCTACGCCGCAGCACGGGCCGCGGCCTGTGCGGGTTGCGGGCGAGGTTCCGATGTTGCCGACCTGGAACATCTGCAACGGGCGAATTGGCGCGGGCAAGCCCTCGAATGGCTTCGCCAGGAACTCGCTGCCTGTCGCCAATCGCTCGACAGCAGCAACGAACAGGCTCGCTCAAAAACACTGCAGCGGTTGCAGCAATGGCAAACCGAGGATGACTTGGCCGGGCTTCGCGAAGCGAGCGAGTTAACGAAGTTGCCGCCCAGCGAGCAAAAACTCTGCCAGGAGTTATGGGCTGAGGTCAGCACGCTGCTTAACTCGAAAGCCAAGCCTTGA
- a CDS encoding RNA polymerase sigma factor gives MTDENTTAVVERYLGELKGETPTEPIVRQLLDRAILRLQKLCATLLHRDYPRLTRSPLRLQTDELLSAVVERLLKALREARPRTVREFFALAGQHMRWELNDLARRLDNQPTAMELQEGKIPNPASSDCGLSPVGRRLLETIDNLPQDEREAFDLVRIQGLTYGEAAELLGVSPKTVQRRLDRGLRLLTEQLGDLNPAHSDKRSP, from the coding sequence ATGACCGACGAGAATACCACCGCCGTTGTCGAGCGATACTTGGGAGAGTTGAAGGGAGAGACCCCTACCGAGCCGATCGTCCGTCAACTGCTCGACCGGGCAATACTGCGGCTGCAAAAGCTTTGCGCCACGTTACTGCACCGCGATTACCCACGGCTAACCCGCTCGCCTCTTCGTCTCCAAACCGATGAATTGCTGAGCGCGGTTGTCGAGCGGTTGCTGAAGGCGTTGCGAGAAGCCCGTCCGCGAACGGTTCGTGAGTTCTTCGCACTGGCCGGTCAGCACATGCGATGGGAACTAAATGACTTGGCCCGACGCTTGGATAATCAGCCGACGGCTATGGAGTTGCAGGAGGGGAAGATTCCCAATCCGGCTAGCAGCGACTGCGGCCTGTCGCCGGTTGGCCGTCGTTTGCTGGAGACGATCGATAACCTCCCACAAGACGAACGCGAGGCGTTTGACCTGGTCCGAATTCAAGGGCTTACCTATGGCGAGGCCGCCGAGTTGCTCGGTGTTTCTCCCAAGACAGTGCAACGGAGATTGGATCGAGGGCTCCGGCTACTGACGGAGCAATTGGGCGACCTCAATCCCGCTCACAGTGACAAGCGGTCGCCATAA
- a CDS encoding LysR family transcriptional regulator encodes MAAIERTHLEIIRAINQLGSLTAAAESLFLTQPALSHSIHKLEDTLGLKIWTREGRSLRLTQAGEYLAAVANRLLPQLERAELQLQQFAQGERGTMRIGMECHPCYQWLLKIAAPFLEAWPRVDLDVIQKFQFGGIEALIGHDIDVLVTPDPLKKPELIFEPVFDYEQVLVVGSDHPYRKAKFIRPEQLSDQILITYPVSTDRLDIFNRFLTPAGVIPKKHKLIETTDIMLQMVASGRGVAALPRWLVQEQQDRFQILPIRLGEKGIDKQIFLGLRKKDLEVDYLKAFIEIARSSKAIKKVKPETC; translated from the coding sequence ATGGCCGCGATCGAACGCACGCACTTGGAAATCATCCGGGCCATCAACCAGCTTGGTTCATTGACTGCCGCTGCGGAGTCGCTGTTTCTCACGCAACCCGCGCTCAGTCACTCGATTCACAAGTTGGAGGACACTCTCGGACTCAAGATCTGGACCCGCGAAGGTCGCTCGTTGCGATTGACGCAGGCAGGAGAATATCTGGCCGCCGTTGCGAATCGCTTGCTTCCGCAGTTGGAACGCGCGGAATTGCAACTGCAGCAATTTGCCCAAGGCGAGCGCGGCACCATGCGGATCGGCATGGAATGCCATCCCTGTTACCAATGGCTGCTGAAAATCGCCGCGCCGTTTCTGGAGGCCTGGCCGCGCGTAGATCTCGATGTAATTCAAAAATTCCAGTTTGGTGGGATCGAAGCCCTGATTGGGCACGACATTGATGTGCTAGTGACGCCCGACCCGCTGAAAAAGCCCGAGCTGATCTTTGAACCAGTCTTCGACTACGAACAGGTACTGGTGGTCGGCAGTGATCACCCTTACCGCAAAGCGAAGTTCATTCGCCCCGAACAGTTGTCAGATCAAATACTGATCACGTATCCGGTTTCGACCGATCGGCTCGACATCTTCAACCGCTTCCTGACGCCAGCGGGTGTCATCCCCAAAAAACACAAGTTGATCGAAACCACCGACATCATGCTGCAAATGGTTGCCAGCGGCCGAGGTGTCGCTGCACTGCCGCGTTGGTTGGTGCAAGAGCAACAGGACCGCTTCCAGATCCTCCCGATTCGACTCGGCGAGAAGGGAATCGACAAACAGATTTTTCTTGGCCTGCGCAAGAAAGACTTGGAGGTCGATTACCTGAAGGCCTTCATCGAGATCGCGCGTTCCAGCAAGGCGATCAAGAAGGTGAAGCCGGAAACATGCTAA